The following proteins are co-located in the Toxotes jaculatrix isolate fToxJac2 chromosome 9, fToxJac2.pri, whole genome shotgun sequence genome:
- the kcne4 gene encoding potassium voltage-gated channel subfamily E member 4, with protein MELLENSTASTMRLSLHTQSSANSQADKSDGNAYLYILIVMSFYGVFLCGIMFGYFRSKRREKRRINIFTRLVHEEEQREWGALPKKHSLTFPAAVSGLRSVQVSLPFCGNHGNHFGHLQYEGALPSPLACALCTEQSSISSLCSSADTRLAIEEESDSGTAEGPEEHMKGGSENSGDDSG; from the coding sequence ATGGAGCTTTTGGAAAACTCCACAGCATCAACCATGCGCCtctccctgcacacacagagcagcgcGAACTCCCAGGCGGACAAAAGCGACGGGAACGCATACCTGTACATACTGATAGTCATGTCTTTCTATGGAGTCTTCCTCTGTGGCATAATGTTTGGCTACTTCCGCTccaagaggagggagaagaggagaatcAACATCTTCACGCGCCTAGTGCACGAGGAGGAGCAACGGGAGTGGGGCGCGCTGCCCAAGAAGCACAGCCTCACCTTTCCCGCCGCTGTCTCCGGACTGCGCTCGGTGCAGGTGTCCCTGCCTTTCTGCGGTAACCACGGCAACCACTTTGGACACCTCCAGTACGAGGGCGCGCTGCCCTCTCCGCTGGCGTGCGCGCTGTGCACGGAGCAGAGCAGCATCAGCTCCCTGTGCTCCTCCGCGGACACGCGCCTCGCCATAGAGGAGGAGTCGGACAGCGGCACGGCGGAGGGACCGGAGGAGCACATGAAGGGAGGATCCGAGAACAGCGGAGACGATTCAGGCTGA